AGCCGCCCTCTCAGGCTGGGAGGGGAGCTGCAGTTGACGCCCATGTGTGACATGAGGGTGGCAGGCTGTCGCAGGAGCCAGGCTCGCAGGTAGAGGATGCCACAGTCACACACCCAGGGGTTACCATGAAGGGAGACAGAGCGGAGGGAGGGAAAATCATCCAGGAGCCCATTAGGGAGGCTGCTGAGCAGGTTGTtgtggagatggagatgggTTGTCCCAGCAGGGAAGTGGGTGGGCAGCTGGGAGGAGGTGAGAGACCTGCTGCTGCAATTCACCTGACTGCCGTGACAGGAGCAAAGGTGGGGGCATGCTgacgacctttgacctccgaagaagaggagcagcgaCAGGAGCAGGAGCGCAGTCATGCTGACCAGtcactggagaggagaggagaggagaggagaggagaggaggggagaggagagctCAGATTATTTACACCATGTGTTGAAATTGGTTCCATTTAAAGGAGAGGAAACCATTAGGAGCCACTGCTCTTAATTTGTCTGGACAGCTGATGTATTTGGTTTTGGCAGACACCACATTTAGATCTCGGAGTACTAACATTACAGAAACTACTCCCATATTTTCTGTCTGGCCCTTGACTGTATTCTATTGATTTACGCAATATGTTTGGACTCGCATTAAAGCCTCTATTCCAAACTGATGACTGACATGTAAGTGAAGGTAAGCATAGCAAAGCTTACTATGATTTAATGACTCAACAATCAACCAGTGttgtaaaaacacagataattACAAAATGTTATCCATTTCTTAATAAAACCTTCTATCTATGTGATCATATGGTTTTCAAGAGTTGTTTGGATGTAAATGTAACAattagaaaacagaaatgacagcAGTCCAGTATTCAGCTCTGGGGATGTGGTGGACTGTATCATTACAAGAAGTACTCTTGAGTGCGCAGGCTTTAAATTGTTCTGGTTGCTCTGTGTTAATTATAAAATGTACAACTACAGCAACtgctttgtgtatgtttgtgcaatTTGTCTTAAATGAGTCTCATCTTTATGGCAACTTTCAGTCATATTTCTTATTATTAAATACAAGACACTGCTTTCCTTTATGTTAGATGAGTGTCTACAATTTTGAGTGAACCTGTGGTGGAGATTTGTAGACAATAAGTACCAATAACACAGTATAAAAAATATACTTTGTTAAAATGTCGTTCGTGACTGTTTTACTATCATATAATATAGAATTAGATTATTTTTGCTCATGCgttaatgtaaaagcagcatttccaTAACTGTTGTAGTTGTTTGGACTGGAGCtaattttgaaatattttataGAAGGCTGTAGCAAAGTCCTTTTtgcattatggattaatctgctaatAATTTTCGTCATAAACCGactgattgtttggtttgtaaaaattcagaaaatagtgagaaacCACAAGTTCTCAGAGCCAAAAGTGACACCGTCACTATGCTTCAGCCAATAGAACAAAATtctaaattattaaaaataaaaaaaaattcttgaAATAATTagaagtaaaagcagcaaatactcGTATTTGTAAAGGTGGAATCATGAAACACTTTTgcataaaaactgtgaaaaatgacttaaacgaTAGTCAGAATAGTTGCCAGTTAATTTTAATTGATccactaattgtttcagctgtccTATACTGTACCCAGCAGTATATACTGTTTAATTGATAACAGAGGATGATTTTTTCAAgctctttctgtcttctgtgtgtaaacattttaatttgtaaagtaacttgTAGCTAAAGctatcagataaatgtagtgacATAGTACAAGTAGAAGTAGGAAAGCCTCAGCTACCCCTCATGCACTCATGTACAGTACGTGAGTACTTTGTTTCAGAGGTCAGGAGGTCAGGACTGTACAGTCTATGGCTGAGACCCCCTGTGGGATCACTTGATAATCACATACAGGCCCGAAACGAAGACAAAAAGTTTGAACTCCGTCCATCTTCtttgaaaaacagaacagataATTCTGCTAAACTGAACTTCACACACCAATTTGTCAGCTCTCGAATTTCTGGGATATTTTGAGAGCAAGAAAGTAGGCGATGGGTCAGGAAACCCTGTTTCAGTGTGAATAATCTTAAAGAAAACTACAGAACTAAAGTCTGAACAAGGTGTAAGGCGAGTCGTTTAccttcagagctgcagagcttcagGAGAGGACTGTTTCTTTACGGTCACTCTGAGaggccgagtgtgtgtgttgctgccagCTGGTGCTCACTGATAAAGACCACTGTcaaatatgaacacacacacacacgcacacacacacacacacaaacacacacactaagactTCCAGCGGAACATAGGAGGTATCTCAGTAAGTCGTTATTTTTCTAATTAATCTCCAGGAAGTTCTTTGGTACCAATTAGAGTAACACTTTATTTGAAGGGGTGTGCATACGGCTGACATGACACTGCCACGGACATGTTGACATTAAGTGTTACTCAGTCAATTAACCCCAACCCccattaaaatgacataaattGACAGAATAATACTTGACAACACTTCATGGTTATGACAGTGTCATGTCAGCCTCATGCACACCCCTTCAAATCAAGAGTTCCCCTAATTAGAGGTAgagacaaatatatatatatatatattaatgaaCTGCCAGTGTAACCTTGAGAGTGCTTTGGTCAGATTACAGCTCAATTTGCAAGAATGTCAAATGCCTACAAGGGAGCAGACGGTTCAATGTGGGGAGAACAAAGTCTACAATAATAAATGATGCATTAATGAATATTGAAATGGGTTAAATGATGAAGTTCTATCTACTTTCCCTATAATTAACACcgaattattctgaaattacAGACCAACACTGTTAAGATCCACTTCTGCATCAGAACATGCAGCAGACAACGTGACCTGTATCATGATACATATCAGATACATAAGTGCTATATGGATTATTACCTGTGGTggtttactcaagtacagttttTTGGTACTTGTTGTTCACTTGAgtctttccattttctgctactttgcatttctactccactataATTCAGAGGCATTGTTGTACTCTTTACTCCGCAGATTCAAATTAATGATACAAAATCTAATCTGCAAATAAAAGATGGTGTGTTGTGATAAACTATTGTAGgttaagataaaactttattttgtagttttactaAGAGCATTTGAAAGAGATATATTAAAACTGAATATTACCAAATCACTCAAGAGTCAAAGTCCTCTAACAGTAAATACAGACGTTTCTATCATTCAGATaagtctgtttgtgtctcctctGACTGGCAGGGAGAAGATGCCACATGtgcactgcagaggaagaatGACTGTAGGAGATAAACATGAATCAGCAGATAATGTTCCCGCAGCAGCTCCAGCTTTGAGCTGAACTGCTGAGACTCTGACAGCTGGAAGTGACGGAGGATGTCCTGCTGGAACGTACAACTCTATAACCAACGGAGaaacaatgcacacacagtgaagacacACTGACGAGAAACAAGTTTATTTGTCACACCTTTATAAATGGGGCACAGGCTGAGCTCACAGCCTTCAGGCAAAATATGTACTGTTCCTCAGCatcacacgcgcacacacactcattcttaaatcacacacaggacacacatcTTCACTGGCAGAATGCAGCAACTCACTTCCAAGGAGAGAACACAGAAGCATAGACACAGTATTTGTTCCTCATTATTGATCTATTTTAACCATCTCATGGTGGCATCAAAGCGGACTGTTGgtcatgatgcattttaatACAAGCACAGGGCATCGGCTACAAAGCGATAAAAATAGGCCCACAGCTTTGAGCGGATATGAGTAATGGCAGCATGCTCGCACATGCACCCTTGTACCGCACCAACCCCCTCATTATGTCGAAGGCTCTCCATTCACAGTTAGCCACTGGCAATAAGTGCATTTTCAGCTCAGCCAGCACGGAGAAAAATGCTGGGAGAGGATATTTTGACTTAccatatatgaaaaaaaaggtcacatgAAGGTATTTATGAGGATCCGAGAGCAAATCAACAAGAGCAAAAGTTGGATTTTAACAAAAGTCAGAAGAACAAATGGGAGTTTTATGGACGGACACCTGGTGATATTAGAGAAACTCTCATGAAATACAAATACTCActcacccaaacacacactcgcaaacatataataaaaaacaatatcCATGTTCAAA
The DNA window shown above is from Chelmon rostratus isolate fCheRos1 chromosome 5, fCheRos1.pri, whole genome shotgun sequence and carries:
- the gp1bb gene encoding platelet glycoprotein Ib beta chain, which gives rise to MTALLLLSLLLFFGGQRSSACPHLCSCHGSQVNCSSRSLTSSQLPTHFPAGTTHLHLHNNLLSSLPNGLLDDFPSLRSVSLHGNPWVCDCGILYLRAWLLRQPATLMSHMGVNCSSPPSLRGRLVVYLTEQEVLDSCHYWYCDLALASQVCLFVFVMVQAALLVALLVFLRKFERLSKEARRTTEESFTAGEGLKENVYMHFKDSSI